A window of Solanum stenotomum isolate F172 chromosome 3, ASM1918654v1, whole genome shotgun sequence contains these coding sequences:
- the LOC125861036 gene encoding uncharacterized protein LOC125861036, translating to MDENKGDSTKKQHLSNSPVDPHEQDSPDNTIPLQQPQQSVVSGAPYISSSALYNIPTAAATSVSFEQQQQQQFEVVNTKRPRYTASQWKFISSSSSSHHQHHSQQQKAGTILSAESSPISPTAHTTTATNIPQTQVPTASSSDTASSPSHSPRPSSEPSKSEGGEQVHQQFRKGKYVSPVWKPNEMLWLARAWKIQYQGGGGSGSGSSSELVHLEGSPGAAAGGGTGGSGRGKTRADKDREVAEFLNRHGVNRDAKTAGTKWDNMLGEFRKVYEWERGAEREQIGKSYFRLSPYERKIHRLPASFDEEVFEELSQFMGSRMRTPQTRIGTQSNIIADDIRTPLVVTKSLPPPPPFKDDELPHSVRAKQLVMSSTGTETFIHGTRGGFLGFETVPSSSLDIIGGGPSSSTTSKELRRIGKIRMIWEESVSLWAEEGEHHRGRVKLQGSSFLNADEIAFLDDSMVACTMEAFEDGPMKGFSVDRFQSGRQLKVFGRRKSSPALAPSGPSERLQLPSSEFPIRSTTPWEFQDPTEYYVGCLRSPPPTLPSLFELSWHLQQPPPEELRFPLRRDVFKDLPQGRELFFTTSTELLDCRGITYDVLTSIMRSNPSLTAATATDRDSYICLWDDCINRIISKFCSIEMVFVRKSSSSLAETVQDQWPNVTAFLRNFCLWRGEETDQLREGQLDPSSSIVEKFHWSYMDLPYVLGYYAVGFIVTFCALSRSQDRIIRTDLYTVDLSTPVERLKALVPCWRIAGLLPLLADKCFHYVSSNGSNFKHLPYTDFERTDFGNGNFMEMTPNTVVRYFSSKRKWLGIKEIYDFLDHRIPHAEFVVRASEKDLALVFKPRGCKLKPVNCDQLIEALKQVTKALVALHDLSFMHRDLGWDKVMRRIDRENEWFITGFDEAVTAPQLYPHGGAAATGSGRHPPEMGRNYHGVKVDVWGIGQLVKSCGLVGVPKLLRELQNRCLDHNPEQRPTAADCYRHLLQLQSSMSAAAGGGY from the exons ATGGATGAAAACAAAGGAGATAGCACCAAGAAACAACATTTATCTAACTCTCCAGTTGACCCTCATGAACAAGATTCACCAGATAATACTATACCGCTACAGCAGCCGCAGCAGTCGGTGGTTTCTGGTGCTCCTTatatttcttcttctgcacTTTATAATATACCGACTGCTGCTGCTACTTCTGTTTCTTTCGAACAGCAACAACAGCAACAGTTTGAAGTTGTTAATACAAAGCGGCCAAGATATACTGCAAGTCAATGGAAATTCATTTCTTCGTCTTCCTCTTCTCATCATCAACATCATTCGCAGCAGCAGAAGGCCGGTACTATACTGAGTGCAGAATCAAGCCCAATATCACCTACCGCCCACACTACCACCGCTACCAATATTCCTCAAACTCAAGTACCGACCGCGTCTTCTTCAGACACGGCTTCTTCTCCTTCTCACTCTCCTCGGCCTTCTTCAGAGCCGAGCAAGAGCGAAGGAGGAGAACAAGTTCACCAACAATTTAGGAAAGGGAAATACGTGAGTCCGGTTTGGAAACCTAACGAGATGTTGTGGCTAGCTAGGGCTTGGAAAATTCAGTACCAAGGTGGTGGTGGTAGTGGTAGTGGTTCATCATCAGAGCTCGTTCATCTAGAAGGTTCTCCAGGAGCAGCCGCGGGCGGCGGCACTGGAGGAAGTGGAAGAGGCAAGACGAGAGCTGATAAAGATAGAGAAGTGGCTGAGTTTCTCAACAGGCATGGAGTTAACAGAGATGCTAAAACTGCTGGGACTAAATGGGACAACATGTTGGGTGAATTCAGAAAAGTTTATGAATGGGAGAGAGGTGCTGAAAGGGAACAAATTGGAAAAAGTTATTTTAGACTTTCCCCTTACGAAAGGAAGATTCATAGATTGCCAGCTTCATTTGATGAAGAAGTATTTGAAgaattatctcaatttatgGGCTCAAGAATGAGAACTCCTCAAACTAGAATCGGAACTCAGTCCAATATTATTGCTGACGATATTCGTACACCTCTCGTTGTTACCAAGTCTTTGCCTCCTCCTCCACCCTTCAAGGATGATGAACTTCCTCACTCTG TGAGGGCAAAACAATTGGTAATGTCAAGTACTGGAACTGAAACATTCATTCATGGAACAAGAGGTGGGTTCTTAGGGTTTGAAACAGTACCATCTTCTTCATTAGATATAATCGGCGGTGGTCCATCTTCTTCTACTACTTCAAAAGAGCTTCGGCGCATCGGGAAGATTAGGATGATATGGGAGGAGTCAGTGAGTTTGTGGGCTGAAGAAGGTGAGCATCACAGAGGTAGAGTAAAACTACAAGGTTCAAGTTTTTTAAATGCAGATGAAATTGCATTTTTGGATGATTCTATGGTGGCTTGCACTATGGAGGCCTTTGAAGATGGACCCATGAAAGGTTTTTCAGTTGATAGATTCCAATCTGGAAGACAACTCAAAGTCTTTGGCAGAAGAAAATCTTCTCCAGCTCTTGCTCCTTctg GTCCCAGTGAAAGATTGCAGCTTCCCTCTTCTGAATTTCCTATCAGAT CAACTACTCCTTGGGAATTTCAAGATCCAACTGAGTACTACGTTGGATGTCTCAGATCTCCTCCTCCTACTCTTCCAAGCTTGTTTGAGCTCTCGTGGCATTTGCAACAGCCACCACCGGAGGAGCTCCGTTTCCCTCTCCGACGAGACGTGTTCAAAGACTTGCCTCAAGGGAGAGAACTATTTTTTACAACCTCAACTGAGCTATTAGACTGTAGAGGCATCACTTACGATGTCTTGACTTCTATTATGCGCTCAAACCCTAGCCTCACCGCTGCAACCGCTACCGATCGGGATTCTTACATTTGCCTTTGGGATGATTGCATTAATAGGATCATATCCAAGTTTTGTTCCATCGAAATGGTATTCGTACGGAAATCTTCATCGTCTCTCGCGGAGACCGTACAAGATCAATGGCCTAATGTTACTGcttttttaaggaatttttgcTTGTGGAGAGGAGAGGAAACTGATCAGTTAAGAGAAGGTCAATTAGATCCGTCCTCTTCTATTGTAGAGAAATTCCATTGGAGTTACATGGACCTTCCTTACGTGTTGGGTTACTATGCGGTGGGATTTATTGTTACTTTCTGTGCGTTAAGTCGATCACAGGACCGAATCATCCGAACGGATCTTTACACAGTGGATCTATCAACACCAGTGGAAAGATTAAAAGCTTTAGTCCCGTGCTGGAGAATTGCCGGATTATTACCATTATTAGCGGATAAATGCTTCCATTACGTGAGCAGTAACGGGAGTAATTTTAAACATCTTCCATACACCGATTTTGAGCGAACAGATTTTGGGAATGGAAATTTCATGGAAATGACTCCGAATACAGTGGTGAGATATTTTTCTAGTAAGAGAAAATGGTTGGGGATCAAAGAGATATACGATTTTCTCGATCATAGAATCCCACACGCGGAATTTGTGGTTAGGGCATCGGAGAAAGATCTCGCATTGGTATTCAAGCCTAGAGGTTGCAAATTGAAGCCAGTTAATTGTGATCAATTAATAGAAGCATTGAAACAGGTTACAAAAGCATTAGTCGCACTACATGATCTTTCATTTATGCACAGGGATTTGGGATGGGATAAAGTGATGAGGAGAATCGACAGGGAGAACGAATGGTTCATTACGGGATTCGACGAAGCGGTGACAGCACCGCAGCTATATCCTCACGGAGGAGCAGCGGCGACGGGGAGCGGGAGGCATCCGCCGGAGATGGGACGGAATTATCATGGCGTGAAAGTGGATGTATGGGGAATAGGGCAATTAGTGAAGAGCTGTGGATTAGTAGGGGTGCCGAAATTGCTGAGGGAATTGCAGAATAGGTGTTTGGACCATAACCCGGAGCAAAGACCGACGGCAGCAGACTGCTATCGCCATTTGTTACAGTTACAGTCTTCGATGTCTGCAGCCGCCGGCGGAGGGTATTGA
- the LOC125858768 gene encoding PTI1-like tyrosine-protein kinase At3g15890, giving the protein MFKRCFNCFGGDQKLEISGQIKNRDYPWDIYTLKELVNATNNFHNDNKIGEGGFGSVYWGRTSKGIEIAVKRLKAMSAKAEMEFAIEVEILGRVRHKNLLGLRGFYAGEDERLIVYDYMPNHSLITHLHGTLSADCLLDWPRRMKIAIGSADGLCYLHHEANPHIIHRDIKASNVLLDSNFQAKVADFGFAKLIPDGVTHLTTRVKGTLGYLAPEYAMWGKVSESCDVYSFGILLLEIISARKPLEKLPNGVKRDIVQWALPYIQKGDFNHIADPRLKGKFNREQLKNTILIAMKCTDGNPENRPSMLEVVDWLKNIVVEKRKKDIKIVKNISTSTNYVDENENNDYVDDDETNNEGYIMTMRKNKPRLPISESKMRK; this is encoded by the exons ATGTTTAAGAGATGTTTTAATTGTTTTGGTGGTGATCAAAAACTAGAAATCAG TGGTCAGATCAAGAACAGGGATTATCCATGGGATATTTACACATTAAAAGAGCTTGTTAACGCTACAAACAACTTCCATAATGATAACAAGATTGGTGAAGGAGGGTTTGGAAGTGTTTATTGGGGTCGAACAAGTAAAGGCATCGAG ATAGCAGTTAAAAGGCTAAAGGCAATGAGTGCGAAAGCAGAAATGGAATTTGCAATAGAAGTGGAGATACTTGGAAGGGTGAGACATAAAAATTTATTAGGTCTTAGAGGATTTTATGCTGGTGAGGATGAAAGGCTTATTGTTTATGATTATATGCCTAATCATAGCTTAATCACTCATCTCCATGGCACACTTTCTGCTGATTGTCTTCTTGATTGGCCACGAAGAATGAAAATTGCTATTGGATCTGCCGATGGATTATG ttaCTTGCACCATGAAGCAAATCCTCATATCATACATAGAGATATAAAGGCAAGCAATGTCCTTTTAGATTCAAATTTCCAAGCAAAAGTGGCAGATTTTGGATTTGCTAAGTTGATACCTGATGGTGTTACACATCTAACAACAAGGGTTAAAGGAACCCTAGGCTACTTAGCTCCCGAATACGCTATGTGGGGAAAAGTCTCTGAGAGTTGTGATGTCTATAGTTTTGGAATATTACTTCTTGAAATCATAAGCGCTCGAAAACCCTTAGAAAAACTCCCTAATGGTGTCAAACGTGACATTGTGCAGTGGGCTCTTCCATATATACAAAAAGGTGATTTTAATCATATTGCTGACCCTAGGCTCAAAGGAAAGTTCAATCGTGAACAATTGAAGAACACAATCTTGATTGCCATGAAATGTACTGATGGAAATCCTGAAAATAGACCAAGCATGTTAGAAGTGGTGGATTGGCTTAAGAATATTGTGgtggaaaagagaaaaaaagatatcAAAATAGTGAAGAATATTAGTACTAGTACTAAttatgttgatgaaaatgagaaCAATGACTatgttgatgatgatgagaCAAACAATGAAGGTTATATTATGACTATGAGAAAAAACAAGCCAAGATTACCAATTTCAGAATCGAAGATGAGgaaataa